Proteins found in one Kwoniella bestiolae CBS 10118 chromosome 1, complete sequence genomic segment:
- a CDS encoding NADH-ubiquinone oxidoreductase 49 kDa subunit, with protein MIRNLRPILRNAPSPSSSKAAFRGISSTALRSMASPAVEPSPLRAHSVEELHGMSAEEILKEGSSRKDAQMRHFTVNFGPQHPAAHGVLRLILELNGEEILRADPHIGLLHRGTEKLIEYKNYTQALPYFDRLDYVSMMTNELSYTLAVEKLLNIEVPERAKWIRTLFGEITRVLNHLMAVLTHAMDVGALTPFLWGFEEREKLMEFYERVSGARMHAAYFRPGGVAFDLPHGMLDDIFKWATQFSSRVDEIEEVVTGNRIWKGRTIGIGTVTAQQALDYSFSGVMLRGSGVPWDIRKVAPYDAYDKVEFDVPVGKNGDCYDRYLCRVQEFRESLRIIDQCLNKMPTGAVKVDDHKIVPPPRATMKESMEALIHHFKIYSEGYTVPPGETYSAIEAPKGEMGVYLVSDGTNRPYKCKIRAPGFAHLQGSDFMMRHQFLPDAVAIIGTMDLVFGEVDR; from the exons ATGATCAGAAACTTACGACCGATCCTTCGAAATGctccttcaccctcatcttccaaagccGCTTTCCGGGGTATCTCATCCACCGCCCTCAGGTCGATGGCTTCTCCTGCGGTGGAACCTAGTCCTTTGAGGGCGCACTCAgtagaaga GCTACAcggtatgtcagctgaagaGATCTTGAAAGAGGGTTCATCGAGGAAAGATGCTCAGATGAGACATTTCACTG TCAACTTCGGTCCTCAACATCCCGCTGCTCACGGTGTGCTTCGATTGATCCTCGAGTTGAACGGAGAG GAAATCCTTCGTGCCGATCCTCACATCGGTCTCTTACACAGAGGAACAGAAAAATTGATCGAATACAAGAACTATACCCAGGCTTTACCATATTTCGATCGATTAGATTATGTCTCCATGA TGACGAATGAGTTGAGTTATACGCTCGCTGTTGAGAAGTTGTTGAATATCGAGGTTCCCGAGAGGGCTAAATGGATTAGAACGTTATTTGGGGAGATTACTAGGGTTTTGAACCACTTGATGGCTGTTTTGAC CCACGCGATGGATGTCGGTGCCCTCACACCCTTCTTGTGGGGTTTCGAAGAGCGTGAAAAGTTGATGGAGTTCTACGAGCGAGTGTCCGGTGCACGAATGCACGCCGCCTACTTCCGACCTGGTGGTGTTGCCTTTGACCTGCCTCACGGGATGTTGGACGATATCTTCAAGTGGGCCACTCAGTTCTCAAGCAGggtagatgagattgaggaagtAGTCACTGGTAATCGAATCTGGAAGGGAAGGACCATCGGTATAGGAACGGTGACTGCTCAACAGGCTTTGGATTACTCGTTCTCGGGTGTTATGTTGAGAGGTTCGGGTGTACCTTGGGATATCCG AAAAGTAGCGCCATACGACGCCTACGACAAAGTCGAGTTCGACGTCCCAGTAGGAAAGAACGGTGATTGTTACGACAGGTATCTCTGTAGAGTGCAGGAGTTCAGAGAATCTTTGAGAATCATCGATCAATGTTTGAACAAGATGCCCACCGGTGCCGTTAAAGTGGATGATCATAAGATTGTCCCACCACCTAGAGCAACCATGAAGGAGAGTATGGAAGCTTTGATTCATCAtttcaag ATCTACTCCGAAGGATACACCGTCCCCCCCGGAGAGACCTACTCCGCCATCGAAGCTCCaaagggtgagatgggtgtCTACCTCGTATCGGACGGTACCAACCGACCCTACAAGTGTAAGATCCGTGCGCCTGGATTCGCCCATTTACAAGGATCAGATTTCATGATGAGACATCAGTTCTTACCTGATGCGGTGGCTATTATCGGTACGATGGATTTGGTGTTtggtgaggttgatcgaTAA